A window of the Kosakonia sp. BYX6 genome harbors these coding sequences:
- the gsiC gene encoding glutathione ABC transporter permease GsiC produces MLNYIIKRLLGLIPTLLIVAILVFLFVHLLPGDPARLIAGPEADAQVIELVRRQLGLDQPLWVQFWDYISNVVQGDFGISMASRRPVVEEIASRFMPTLLLTISSMIWAMLFGLGAGIAAAVWRNRWPDHLGMALAVTGLSFPAFALGMLLMQVFSVELGWLPTVGADTWRHYILPSLTLGAAVAAVMARFTRASFVDVLNEDYMRTARAKGVSERWVILKHGLRNAMIPVVTMMGLQFGFLLGGSIVVEKVFNWPGLGRLLVDSVEMRDYPVIQAEVLLFSLEFILINLVVDVLYAALNPAIRYK; encoded by the coding sequence ATGCTGAATTATATAATTAAACGCCTGCTGGGCCTGATCCCAACGTTACTGATTGTGGCCATACTGGTGTTTCTGTTTGTGCATTTGCTCCCGGGGGATCCGGCGCGGCTGATTGCCGGGCCAGAGGCTGACGCGCAGGTTATTGAACTGGTGCGCCGCCAACTGGGGCTGGATCAGCCGCTGTGGGTGCAGTTCTGGGATTACATCTCAAACGTAGTGCAGGGGGATTTTGGCATTTCGATGGCCTCCCGCCGCCCGGTGGTGGAGGAGATCGCCAGCCGCTTTATGCCGACGCTGTTGTTGACCATCAGCAGCATGATCTGGGCAATGCTGTTCGGGCTGGGCGCAGGTATCGCCGCCGCCGTGTGGCGCAACCGTTGGCCGGATCATTTAGGAATGGCGCTGGCGGTGACGGGTCTTTCTTTCCCTGCTTTTGCGCTGGGGATGCTGCTGATGCAGGTCTTTTCCGTGGAGTTGGGCTGGTTGCCGACTGTCGGCGCCGACACCTGGCGGCACTATATTCTGCCGTCATTAACACTCGGCGCGGCGGTGGCGGCGGTGATGGCGCGTTTCACCCGCGCCTCGTTTGTCGACGTGCTCAATGAAGACTATATGCGCACCGCGCGCGCCAAAGGGGTAAGCGAGCGCTGGGTGATCCTCAAGCACGGCTTGCGCAATGCGATGATTCCGGTGGTGACGATGATGGGGCTGCAATTCGGCTTTTTGCTCGGCGGCTCGATTGTGGTGGAGAAAGTCTTTAACTGGCCTGGACTTGGCCGTTTACTGGTGGATTCCGTTGAAATGCGTGATTACCCGGTTATTCAGGCCGAAGTGCTGCTCTTTTCGTTGGAGTTTATTCTTATCAACTTAGTGGTGGATGTGCTCTACGCCGCTCTTAATCCCGCTATCAGGTACAAGTAA
- the rimO gene encoding 30S ribosomal protein S12 methylthiotransferase RimO, protein MSNVNPQPKIGFVSLGCPKNLVDSERILTELRTEGYDVVPSYNDADMVIVNTCGFIDSAVQESLEAIGEALNENGKVIVTGCLGAKEDQIREVHPKVLEITGPHSYEQVLEHVHHYVPKPQHNPFLSLVPEQGVKLTPRHYAYLKISEGCNHRCTFCIIPSMRGDLVSRPIGDVLAEAKRLVNAGVKELLVISQDTSAYGVDVKHRMGFHNGEPVKTSMVGLCEQLAKLGVWTRLHYVYPYPHVDDVIPLMAEGKILPYLDIPLQHASPRILKLMKRPGSVDRQLARIKRWREICPELTLRSTFIVGFPGETEEDFQMLLDFLTEARLDRVGCFKYSPVEGATANELADQVPEEVKEARWNRFMQLQQQISAERLQEKVGREILVIVDEVDEEGAIGRSMADAPEIDGAVYLNGETNVKPGDVIRVKVENADEYDLWGTRV, encoded by the coding sequence ATGAGCAATGTGAACCCGCAGCCGAAAATCGGCTTTGTCTCTTTAGGCTGTCCGAAAAACCTGGTGGATTCTGAACGTATCCTCACGGAACTGCGTACCGAAGGCTACGATGTTGTGCCGAGTTACAACGATGCCGATATGGTAATTGTGAATACCTGCGGCTTTATTGACAGCGCGGTGCAAGAGTCACTGGAAGCCATCGGCGAAGCGCTGAACGAAAACGGCAAGGTCATCGTGACGGGCTGCCTGGGCGCGAAAGAAGATCAGATCCGCGAAGTACATCCAAAAGTGCTGGAAATCACCGGGCCACACAGCTACGAGCAGGTGCTTGAGCATGTTCACCATTATGTGCCGAAACCGCAGCACAACCCCTTCTTAAGCCTGGTGCCAGAACAAGGCGTGAAACTGACGCCACGCCACTATGCTTATCTGAAAATTTCCGAAGGCTGTAACCACCGTTGCACGTTCTGCATTATCCCGTCGATGCGTGGCGATCTGGTGAGCCGCCCCATTGGTGACGTGCTGGCCGAAGCGAAACGTCTGGTCAATGCGGGCGTAAAAGAGCTGCTGGTTATCTCTCAGGACACCTCCGCGTACGGCGTGGATGTGAAACACCGTATGGGCTTCCACAACGGCGAGCCGGTAAAAACCAGCATGGTTGGCCTGTGTGAGCAACTGGCGAAACTCGGCGTCTGGACGCGTCTGCATTACGTCTACCCATATCCGCACGTTGACGATGTGATCCCGCTGATGGCGGAAGGCAAAATCCTGCCTTACCTCGATATCCCGCTGCAACACGCCAGCCCGCGTATTCTGAAACTGATGAAGCGCCCCGGTTCTGTTGATCGCCAACTGGCGCGCATCAAACGCTGGCGCGAGATCTGCCCGGAGCTGACGCTGCGTTCGACCTTTATCGTTGGTTTCCCTGGCGAAACCGAAGAAGATTTCCAGATGCTGCTGGATTTCCTGACCGAAGCGCGTCTGGATCGCGTTGGCTGCTTTAAATACAGCCCGGTGGAAGGCGCAACCGCCAACGAACTGGCGGATCAAGTGCCGGAAGAGGTTAAAGAAGCGCGTTGGAACCGCTTTATGCAACTGCAACAGCAGATCTCCGCTGAACGTCTGCAAGAAAAAGTCGGCCGCGAGATTCTGGTGATTGTCGATGAAGTGGACGAAGAAGGCGCGATTGGCCGCAGTATGGCAGATGCGCCGGAAATCGACGGCGCGGTCTACCTGAACGGCGAAACCAATGTTAAACCGGGCGACGTAATCCGCGTAAAAGTGGAAAACGCCGACGAGTATGACCTTTGGGGCACGCGCGTTTAA
- the gsiB gene encoding glutathione ABC transporter substrate-binding protein GsiB — MAQIISRHWRVVAGVVFALTAVPSFAAKDVVVAVGSNFTTLDPYDANDTLSQAVAKSFYQGLFGLDKDMKLQNVLAESYTVSDDGLAYTIKLRKGVKFQDGTDFNAAAVKANLDRASNPANSLKRYNLYKNIGKTEAVDDSTVKITLKQPFSAFINILAHPATAMISPAALKKYGNEIGFHPVGTGPYALDAWNQTDFVKVKKFAGYWQQGLPKLDSITWRPVVDNNTRAAMLQTGEAQFAFPIPYEQAEVLKRNSKLELVASPSIMQRYISMNVTQKPFDNPKVREAINYAINRPALVKVAFAGFATPATGVLPPSIAYSQAYKPWPYDPAKARELLKEAGYPQGFSTTLWSSHNHSTAQKVLQFTQQQLAQVGIKVQVTAMDAGQRAAEVEAKGQKQSGVRMFYTGWSASTGEADWALSPLFASWNWPPTQFNTAFYSNPQVDKDFADALKTTSTDEKERLYKQAQDIIWQQSPWVPLVVEKLVSAHNKKLTGFYIMPDTGFSFDNADLQ; from the coding sequence ATGGCACAAATCATTTCCCGACACTGGCGGGTCGTTGCAGGCGTGGTGTTCGCGCTGACCGCCGTACCGTCCTTCGCCGCGAAAGACGTGGTTGTCGCTGTGGGATCCAATTTCACCACTCTTGATCCCTATGACGCCAACGACACGTTGTCGCAGGCAGTGGCGAAATCCTTCTATCAGGGGCTGTTCGGCCTCGATAAAGATATGAAGCTGCAAAACGTTTTAGCAGAAAGTTATACCGTTTCTGATGATGGGCTGGCGTACACCATCAAACTGCGCAAAGGGGTGAAGTTCCAGGATGGAACGGATTTCAACGCCGCGGCAGTAAAAGCGAACCTTGATCGCGCCAGCAACCCGGCCAACAGCCTGAAGCGCTATAACCTCTATAAAAACATCGGCAAGACCGAAGCCGTGGATGACAGCACGGTCAAAATCACCCTGAAACAGCCGTTCTCGGCGTTTATCAATATCCTCGCGCACCCGGCCACTGCGATGATCTCCCCGGCGGCGCTCAAAAAATATGGCAACGAGATCGGTTTTCACCCGGTCGGTACCGGGCCTTACGCGCTGGATGCCTGGAACCAAACCGATTTTGTGAAGGTAAAGAAGTTTGCCGGTTACTGGCAGCAAGGCCTGCCGAAGCTGGACTCTATCACCTGGCGTCCGGTGGTGGACAACAACACCCGCGCGGCGATGCTGCAAACCGGCGAAGCGCAGTTTGCGTTTCCCATTCCGTATGAACAGGCGGAAGTGCTGAAAAGAAATAGCAAGCTGGAGCTGGTTGCCAGCCCGTCGATCATGCAGCGCTACATCAGCATGAACGTGACGCAAAAGCCGTTCGATAACCCCAAAGTGCGTGAAGCGATTAACTACGCCATCAACCGCCCGGCGTTGGTAAAAGTCGCGTTCGCCGGTTTCGCGACACCGGCAACAGGCGTATTACCGCCGTCCATTGCGTATTCGCAGGCTTACAAACCGTGGCCGTACGATCCGGCGAAAGCCCGCGAACTGCTGAAAGAGGCCGGTTACCCGCAAGGCTTTAGCACCACATTGTGGTCGTCGCACAACCACAGCACCGCGCAGAAAGTATTGCAGTTTACCCAGCAGCAACTGGCGCAGGTGGGGATTAAAGTTCAGGTCACGGCAATGGACGCCGGGCAGCGCGCGGCGGAAGTGGAAGCCAAAGGGCAGAAACAGAGCGGTGTGCGCATGTTTTATACTGGCTGGTCGGCGTCGACTGGCGAAGCGGATTGGGCGTTATCGCCGCTGTTTGCTTCATGGAACTGGCCGCCAACGCAGTTCAATACCGCGTTCTATAGCAATCCGCAAGTGGATAAAGATTTTGCCGATGCGCTGAAAACCACCAGCACGGATGAGAAAGAGCGGCTCTACAAACAGGCGCAGGATATCATCTGGCAGCAGTCGCCGTGGGTCCCGCTAGTGGTGGAAAAACTGGTTTCGGCGCACAACAAGAAGCTGACCGGTTTTTACATCATGCCCGATACCGGGTTTAGTTTTGACAACGCCGATTTGCAATAG
- a CDS encoding epoxide hydrolase family protein — protein MILPYIISISDERLAAIRAKVEAYDWSQFPDAGGWSAGVGIKDLKRLMAYWRQHYDWRAVERDLNTFPHFITNIDGNHIHFVHVKGDGTKPPVLLLHGWPGSWLEFREIIAPLAADGHDVVVPSLPGFAFSRPVTSPLGPRKVAALMHELMGRLFADTRYLIQGGDWGQGIAIWAAHDRPEALLGIHLNMLDVFASDVEPQNDEEKAYVANREVTTEWESGYKHEQSTRPQTLGVAMADSPVGAAGWMLEKFGKWADLPTTEDGSPDIWSKFTEEQLLTNIMLYLAPASFVTATWLYFGTRLEGSQSLPAGSFILVPTGVAAFPDPVFAPPPRSFANKTYNIVHWSDMPSGGHFAAMEEPQLLLADLRTFIATVTATHS, from the coding sequence ATGATCTTGCCTTACATCATTTCGATTTCCGATGAAAGACTGGCGGCCATCCGGGCAAAGGTTGAAGCCTACGACTGGAGCCAATTTCCCGACGCAGGTGGTTGGTCTGCGGGTGTCGGCATTAAAGATCTTAAGCGGCTAATGGCTTATTGGCGCCAGCATTATGACTGGCGCGCCGTTGAGCGAGATCTCAATACATTCCCCCACTTCATTACCAATATCGACGGCAATCACATCCATTTTGTGCATGTGAAAGGTGACGGGACAAAACCGCCAGTCTTGCTGTTGCATGGCTGGCCCGGTAGTTGGCTTGAGTTCAGGGAGATCATCGCCCCGTTGGCGGCCGACGGGCATGACGTCGTTGTCCCCTCGCTTCCCGGTTTCGCCTTCTCGAGGCCTGTTACGTCACCCCTCGGCCCACGAAAAGTCGCCGCGCTGATGCATGAACTGATGGGACGTCTGTTCGCGGATACGCGCTATCTCATTCAGGGCGGTGATTGGGGCCAGGGCATTGCGATATGGGCGGCGCATGACCGCCCGGAGGCGCTGCTCGGTATCCACCTCAATATGCTGGATGTCTTTGCCAGTGATGTTGAACCCCAGAACGACGAAGAGAAAGCCTACGTCGCGAACCGCGAAGTCACTACTGAGTGGGAAAGTGGATACAAGCATGAACAGTCGACGCGCCCCCAGACGCTGGGCGTGGCGATGGCGGACAGCCCGGTCGGCGCGGCAGGTTGGATGCTGGAGAAGTTCGGAAAATGGGCCGACTTGCCAACAACTGAGGACGGCAGCCCGGATATCTGGAGCAAATTCACCGAGGAGCAGTTGCTCACCAACATCATGCTCTATCTTGCGCCAGCCTCTTTCGTGACCGCGACATGGCTCTATTTCGGCACTCGCCTGGAGGGATCGCAGTCGCTGCCCGCCGGCAGTTTCATCCTCGTACCAACAGGCGTCGCGGCGTTTCCGGATCCTGTTTTTGCACCGCCGCCCCGCTCTTTTGCCAATAAGACTTACAACATTGTGCACTGGAGCGATATGCCCAGCGGCGGCCATTTTGCGGCAATGGAAGAGCCACAATTGCTCCTGGCCGATTTGCGAACGTTCATCGCCACAGTGACAGCAACGCACTCCTGA
- the gsiD gene encoding glutathione ABC transporter permease GsiD — protein MRLLNWRRQAILNAMPAVKPGHVRTPWHEFWRRFCRQPIAMTAGLFVLLLILLAVIAPWIAPFDAENYFDYDRLNEGPSLVHWFGVDSLGRDILSRVLVGAQISLAAGVFAVLIGAAIGTVLGLLAGYYEGWWDRIIMRVCDVLFAFPGILLAIAVVAVMGSGMANVIIAVAVFSVPAFARLVRGNTLVLKQQTFIESARSIGASDAVILFHHILPGTVSSIVVYFTMRIGTSIISAASLSFLGMGAQPPTPEWGAMLNEARADMVIAPHVALFPSLAIFLTVLAFNLLGDGLRDALDPKIKG, from the coding sequence ATGCGATTGTTAAATTGGCGTCGACAGGCGATTTTAAACGCCATGCCCGCGGTCAAACCGGGTCATGTGCGTACTCCGTGGCATGAGTTCTGGCGACGTTTTTGCCGCCAGCCGATTGCCATGACCGCAGGGCTGTTTGTACTGCTGTTGATCCTGCTGGCGGTGATTGCGCCGTGGATCGCCCCGTTCGATGCGGAGAACTATTTTGACTACGACCGGCTCAACGAAGGGCCGTCGCTGGTGCACTGGTTTGGTGTGGATTCGCTGGGGCGCGATATCTTAAGCCGCGTGCTGGTCGGCGCGCAGATTTCGCTGGCGGCCGGTGTCTTTGCGGTGCTAATTGGCGCCGCCATTGGCACGGTACTCGGGCTGCTGGCGGGCTATTACGAAGGCTGGTGGGATCGCATTATCATGCGCGTTTGCGATGTGCTGTTCGCCTTCCCCGGTATTTTGCTGGCGATTGCGGTAGTTGCGGTGATGGGTAGCGGCATGGCGAATGTGATCATCGCGGTGGCGGTTTTTTCCGTTCCGGCTTTTGCCCGGTTGGTGCGCGGCAACACATTGGTGCTGAAGCAGCAAACCTTTATCGAATCCGCCCGTAGCATTGGCGCCAGCGACGCGGTGATTTTGTTCCACCACATTCTGCCCGGCACGGTGTCGTCGATTGTTGTCTATTTCACCATGCGTATTGGTACGTCGATTATCTCCGCCGCCAGTTTGTCGTTTCTGGGCATGGGCGCACAACCGCCAACGCCGGAGTGGGGCGCGATGCTCAATGAAGCGCGCGCCGATATGGTGATTGCTCCCCATGTGGCGCTGTTTCCGTCGCTGGCGATTTTCCTGACGGTGCTGGCGTTTAACCTGCTGGGCGATGGCCTGCGCGACGCGCTGGACCCGAAAATCAAAGGGTAA